A genome region from Rubidibacter lacunae KORDI 51-2 includes the following:
- a CDS encoding LabA-like NYN domain-containing protein, with protein sequence MIDRLDRDPLFTPEQTLDNRGRVAIFIDGSNLFYAALQLGIEIDYTKLLFRLTAGSRLLRSFFYTGVDTTNEKQQGFLLWMRRNGYRVIAKDLVQLPDGSKKANLDVEIAVDMMALTGSYDTAVLVSGDGDLAYAVDAISYRGARVEVVSLRSMTSDSLINVSDRYIDLDQIKEEIQKAPRHHRHSSSFREFPSLVLDEDKRSS encoded by the coding sequence ATGATCGATCGCTTAGACCGCGACCCCTTGTTCACACCGGAACAAACTTTAGATAACCGGGGACGCGTAGCCATTTTTATTGATGGCTCCAACTTGTTCTATGCTGCCTTGCAACTCGGCATCGAAATCGACTACACCAAACTCCTGTTCCGATTAACCGCCGGGTCGAGGCTACTGCGCTCGTTTTTCTACACGGGGGTGGATACAACCAATGAAAAACAACAAGGATTTTTGCTTTGGATGAGGCGGAACGGCTATCGCGTGATTGCCAAAGACCTCGTTCAACTTCCAGATGGCTCGAAGAAAGCAAATCTTGACGTTGAGATTGCTGTTGATATGATGGCACTGACCGGCTCTTACGATACGGCAGTGTTGGTTAGCGGTGATGGCGACCTAGCCTACGCCGTAGATGCCATCAGCTATCGTGGCGCAAGAGTAGAGGTGGTCAGCTTGCGCTCGATGACCAGCGACAGTTTGATCAACGTCTCCGATCGCTACATCGACCTCGACCAAATCAAGGAAGAGATTCAGAAAGCGCCGCGCCATCACCGCCATAGCAGCAGTTTTCGCGAGTTTCCCTCGTTGGTGCTCGACGAAGACAAACGTTCTTCCTAG
- the metG gene encoding methionine--tRNA ligase: MPQLSRFSITTPLYYVNAAPHIGSAYTTLIADTVARFARLQGRPVLLITGTDEHGQKIQRTAQERGLVPQQQCDRVAASFASLWKRLDIQYDRFSRTTAPRHAAIVREFFQSVWDNGDIYLARKQGWYCVACEEFKEERELLDGKYCSIHTNKSVEWRDEQNYFFRLSKYQSQLEALYRDRPDFIQPPARRNEVLSFVERGLNDFSISRVNLDWGIPVPTDPEHTIYVWFDALLGYVTALLDPADEPTLENALARWWPVDLHLIGKDILRFHAVYWPAMLMAAGLDLPQRVFGHGFLTKDGLKMGKSLGNTLDPLAMVDKYGADAVRYYFLREVELGQDGDFNETRFVNLLNAELANDLGNLLNRTLKMAGKYCGGKTPPIAAVDISSADALKQLGSSLAERVEDAYRALMFNRACQEVLALVRASNKYLDDRAPWSLYKRGEQAAVEQVLYAVLESVRLSAYLLSPVIPNLSTEIYRQLGIVLDFNDKTAIAQPGLYVEHARWGTLAPDQLLGEAKPLFARLELPTDGAL, encoded by the coding sequence ATGCCGCAGCTTTCCCGATTTTCCATTACCACGCCGCTCTACTATGTGAACGCCGCGCCGCACATCGGTAGCGCTTATACGACCCTCATTGCCGATACCGTGGCACGATTTGCTCGGTTGCAGGGTCGTCCAGTGTTGCTGATTACGGGAACCGACGAGCACGGTCAAAAGATCCAGCGCACGGCACAAGAGCGCGGCCTCGTGCCCCAGCAACAATGCGATCGCGTGGCGGCCAGTTTCGCGAGCCTCTGGAAGCGCCTTGATATTCAGTACGATCGCTTCAGTCGCACTACCGCGCCGCGCCATGCCGCGATCGTGCGCGAGTTCTTTCAGAGCGTTTGGGATAACGGCGACATTTACCTCGCGCGCAAGCAAGGCTGGTACTGCGTTGCTTGCGAGGAATTCAAGGAAGAACGCGAGCTACTAGACGGTAAATATTGCTCGATACATACCAACAAGTCTGTAGAGTGGCGCGACGAGCAAAACTATTTCTTTCGCTTGTCCAAATATCAGTCCCAGCTTGAAGCCCTATACCGCGATCGCCCGGACTTTATCCAGCCGCCGGCACGGCGCAATGAGGTCTTGAGCTTCGTCGAGCGCGGGCTCAATGACTTCTCGATCTCCCGGGTCAACCTCGATTGGGGCATTCCAGTGCCGACCGACCCCGAGCATACGATCTATGTCTGGTTCGACGCGCTGCTCGGGTACGTCACGGCACTGCTCGATCCTGCAGACGAACCAACCTTGGAAAACGCCCTCGCGCGATGGTGGCCGGTAGATTTACACCTTATCGGCAAAGACATCCTGCGTTTTCACGCCGTTTACTGGCCGGCCATGCTAATGGCAGCAGGACTGGACCTACCGCAGCGGGTGTTCGGGCACGGATTTCTGACCAAGGACGGGCTGAAGATGGGCAAAAGTCTCGGCAACACGCTCGATCCCCTAGCAATGGTCGATAAGTATGGAGCCGATGCTGTGCGCTATTACTTTCTCCGCGAGGTCGAACTCGGACAAGATGGCGACTTCAATGAAACGCGCTTTGTGAACCTGCTCAACGCCGAGCTGGCAAACGACCTGGGCAACTTACTCAATCGCACGTTGAAGATGGCTGGAAAGTACTGCGGCGGCAAAACACCACCGATCGCCGCGGTCGATATTTCTTCTGCCGACGCGCTCAAGCAGCTCGGCAGTAGCTTGGCAGAGCGCGTCGAAGATGCTTATCGCGCACTGATGTTTAACCGCGCTTGTCAAGAAGTTCTCGCCCTCGTGCGTGCCAGTAACAAATATCTTGACGATCGCGCGCCGTGGAGCCTTTATAAGCGCGGCGAACAAGCCGCCGTCGAACAAGTGTTGTATGCCGTGTTGGAATCGGTAAGATTGAGTGCGTATTTGTTGTCGCCGGTCATTCCCAATCTGAGTACCGAAATCTACCGCCAGCTGGGAATTGTGCTCGATTTCAACGACAAGACCGCGATCGCGCAGCCGGGGCTGTACGTCGAACACGCGCGCTGGGGAACCCTGGCACCAGACCAACTTCTAGGAGAGGCAAAGCCGCTTTTCGCTCGTTTGGAGCTCCCGACCGATGGCGCACTTTAA